The Mercenaria mercenaria strain notata chromosome 6, MADL_Memer_1, whole genome shotgun sequence genome contains the following window.
TCCACTGAAAAAATGTTAACTTATCTAGTGAAAGCAGAGATAAACAATCACCCCATTTCACATTGAAGtgatttaatttcttttctttcctttttggCGTTAAAATGCTCAAGCTCCAGCAGCATTTCCATTTGCGTTTTGAACAATGAAAAACTTGGAACTATATTCCTAATTCAACATTGATATATAACAAATTTTGCATTTAGTAATATATTCATTAGAGCATTGTTAAATTTTCGTTACCTAGAATAATATCTGTTTTTGACTATTCAGTGGAAATGTTTGGACAAGTTTCGTTTATCCATCTTTTGACCTCAGTCCAGTATTGGTTACTGTAATGGAAATCATAAAATAAGTGTTTTAAAGTCTTAGTTTCTGTATTGCAGAAAGAACACAGGGAATCATTTCTTAAACCCATTTTAAGCAGGGAGTAATTTGTTGCAATGATTCTGTGGTTCAGTCTAAATCGAAACCAACCTAGTATCATTAGTTACAATAAAAAGGAATTGATATATATGTTTCCAGTTTAAAAGCGCATTTAAATTTAATTCCTCAACCCATTTCCTTCTTGAAGAGGGGGTTAATTTTGGCCTGGCAAGTAGGAAAGCATAGATTTTTCTATAGCCTTTTATTTGACTATAAATTATCTTAACTACGACGTGTTGTAATGTTGAGGCTTCCCTTTTTGCATAGTGTGGAAAGCTAACCTTTGTCAATAAAATCTCTTATTGATTCAATAATACTTTGGTAtcgtaaaaaaattgttctgaCTTCATacttatcaataaaatcattatataacAGAAATCTAGAAAGTTTTTATAATATCAATATTCTGATTTGGCAAACTCATAATGAGATGATTGTTTTTTGGCAAAGCTAATGTCTTTATGACTATATGTCTACCTATAGGACTGATAACCCTTTTATTCCAGTGAGCGAAAAGccttttaatttcttcaatttttggtaGATTGTTGGTGTTTGCCatatttttgaggtcatttgTGAAAGTCACTCTAAGTTAAAAACCTGCTATTTTTCAAAGAACCAATCAGAACAGCTTTAGTTTTATCTATGTTAATTTGTAGTCTTGATATTCTTGCGAAAACATCTAGTGTTTGTACTGTGTTTTTAAGGACTTTTGAGTTCCATCTCATAATACCGTAGTATTATCTGCATACTGTGACAGGAGAAATTCTATGTTGTATATTTTTATCCTTTCAGGTAATTGATAACATCTTTCCGTTTTCCTCTGTCACCTAGTCCTTGTACATTCACTGAGACAAAAGTTATATCCTCAGccatagaaaaaactaaaaatcAATTCATGGCTgaaagaaaaccaacatataaaATACTCAGCTTCTTTTTGTAGCAGAAAACCCCACAGTGCTCGTGCCTTTTAATgtgcatatacatatatttgtatctcTACATTCATAGAACCATTTCAATGCTGATGTCAAGCTATATATTGAACttaacaaaaaaacccaaagggAATAACTCCAAATTGGCCAAGGAACTGAAGTGTACATAAAAGCAATTACCGAAAGTGAAAGAACCATGATTCCTTTGCTAAATGTCAAAGAACTTAGGAACTTCTTATGATGCAGTAATATGAGAGTAACATTGATTTTGTAGGAAGAACAGTAGTGaataaatatcttatattttctatacaacgttgtttgtgccgtgtggcggccgtaaaatgtatccccgtacattcagtcagggctgttatgTTTCGGTCTTCTCAGATCTTTCCGCATAACTTTTAtatcgtgttattggtactgtttaatttatcagcttgaacatttcggcctgggtggttccaatactcccgctttcttAGCATTTGGTTTtttataatcaccccttggatatggtgcctgctttttaattttctcttttggcagttcctgtgatatgcaggctccataacctcagatccccttgcAGCTCTAGTGAGGAAAACGATAACACAGTTTGAAACTAAGAGTCCCTGTCTGAATTACTGTTTTGAACTAAAAGCatgttaatatttcataaaaagttaatgttgtagACATGTTTGAAGAAACCTTAGTCCCTTGAGAAACATGGATCTTTATGCAAAGAAATAAGAGATGTACCGTTTCTTTGGCGGAAATGAGTCTCTAATCAAAGAGAcgcaatcaaatcgagtctgctttAAGTTTGCTTGTTTGCATTTTATACTTCTAAAGATatcttctcacagattttattgatgatgtatgtaatcaaaatcaaaatcttaGCAAAATCAAAAACAACAGTACTAACTGTTTTCATATGTATTAGAACATTCTataaatgaacataaataaacaataaaatcatcaTTGCTTTCTCGTCTATTGTGGTGTATAACCAGGAGGATACTGTAAAGTGATAGACGGTGGACAGGCAGGTTGTGGACAGCATTTGCCTGGTCCTGGCGGGTTCATGTGACACGAGGAAGGTAAGTTCCAGGTTAAACATCTACAAATAGAAGAAAAGTTAAAAAGTTCTGGGTCGTTctgtaaaagttaaaaatgtgGAAGACTAGCCCGTATCTGCAACATGTTGTTGATTACacataattcaataaaaatattaatttccatATATTTACAAGTATTTAAATTTTCCCGCAAATGCGCTAAACTTAGCTCCAACGGCCTGTAGACTCTCGTCGGTAAGTTCAGTATCTTACTCTAATTATGGATTTACAATAGCAcatcatgtttattttaagattAAATGTGCCGGCTAAAAAATATAGTAACTTACTTGTTGATCCTATTAAATAGTTTTAACCGGAATTACAGATACATTTCACAtttgaaagtatgaaaaaaatgaacaattactacACAATGTCTATGTATgcacaaaatatacatgtttgtgCTGATAAAAAACACCAAGTATAAAAAATGCTAATAGAAAAAGCTACCTTTAAGGAACGCAGTACGATAAATTCCAGGCATAAACTATCACACGCAAGAGTTCAAAAAATGACTTTTAGGTCTGCGACATGCTTTTGAACAAGGACTTACAATAGCCGACAATGTTAATATTCgaattttaaacaagaacttACAACTGGCAGCATTGAAgtagtaaatatttaaagaacatggATTCTAGCTAGTCGGCAATGGTGATACTTATTTTTTGAACAAGGACTTACAGCAGCTGACAGTGGTTATATTCGGGTTTTAAACAAGGACTAACAAAAGTAGTAGACGTTATAACAACAATGACTCACAACAGCCAGCAATGGttacatttaagttttaaacaATGTAATATTCGATAATTAAACACGACTCACAGCTGTCGATACCATTAAAATTGATGTTTAAAGCAAAGATTTACAACTTGTGGCACTGGCAGTAGAAGaagcattttaaaatgttagAGCTGTCAGTATTGACAGTAGAATGTGGGTTTGAAAGAAGAGCTTAGATGGTCGGCAGTGGTATATTCAATTTACAAACAATAACTTACAACGCACTACACTGATATTTTCCAGAGGTTCCATCAACACATTCACAGTTATATTTGCACGCGTCTTTCCATGTCTGACCTTGTTGGTATAATTGTCCATTGTAGACACATCCtgtgaaataatgttaaaaattttgtATACATAACAAATTGTTCATTTGCACATACGCTATGATAGGTCTTTTGTTCACATTAGTCTTTTAGTAATGTCCTACCATGTGGTTCCCTACATTTATAACATATCAAGTTCTGTGACAATCAGGGGACTAGCGTGCCAGATGTTGAACAAACtcgtgggggaggggggggggggggcgggggcgtCTACTCCCAAATGTGTAGGTCCAGGGACATCTCCTAAACAACTTTTAGCAaataaaaaccaacaaaatagCGGCTTCTTGTGACTTTTGCCTGTAGCAAATTATTCATCAACAGATCGGATTGCACACTCTATGTAGGGTTGATATTTTTTCATGACCATTAGCAATACGTTGTATATGGCTTTGAACTATCATTATCTGATTAAATTTGATCAGACAATATCTTTATTCAGGGAAAAAATTAGGGCCATAAATGTAGTAAATTGATTTCACTTTCAATTGAGATTTGTTTCTCCTGTAAACAGCATTCAATACGATATTGCTTTTCTCCGTTCTTATTTTCACCAGACGATTTTTTGTTGAAATCATTGGTGGAGATAGTTTCATATGCGGGCAATGGAAAATATACAAAAGTTCAAAACACAACGACAGAGGAAACGCGCTTACCTGACGAAGAACCTGTGAATCCACCACCATTTCCCGTCGCACCTCCGCCTCCGCCTCCGCTGCTTTTCGCTATAATAAATTTACGTTAAGCAATAACAAGAATAAAGCGTTCAAATAGTGGTATTTTTGTATCAGTTTGGGATACATGATAGTTTCTGTTAAAGTGGTTTTTCTCTTCAGATGTTTGATCTCCATATCAGCCTCCACTATTAGGTGTTTTGTATAATGTTTACGCGTTCAATCCAAACCAGACAAAGTCACGATTTAAACAGACGTGATGGAAACAgctatttaagaaatgaaatgttgaaaCGTTATAAAAATTAAGTATAttcaaaaaatcaatataagaTTTAAGTACgatttttccaggttttttgtTCAAACAGTTGAAATACATACACCTATTTTTCTAGTACGCTCATTCCgttctttaaaataaagttttcttgAACAGTGTTTCCAGtgagaaatagctgttatataaGATGTAGAAAAAAACTTACAGCACATGTTGCATGTGTTTGCACAGTTATCTTGTGCCCATTGCTGATAGTTTTGGCAAGCCGAAGGGTCGTATGCGCTACAATCCGAAAGTTTGTCGGAGCAGCCTGAAATATCAAAATCTGAGCATCTGAACTGTCAGAAACACAAATATAATCTTGTCATTAAAAGATTGTTATCGAGGGAAGTTGTACGGGCCTACCACCAACACAATTACCATATTactgtctcacaaatcagtaccGTACTAGTATTTAGCCGATTTCACTTGGAGCTGTGAATCATCTTCTTACTTTAAGTCAAAAGGATGCAAttgatttatataatatagatAACGGGAGATTTTTTTCCAATACAGTTGACTTTTCTAGAACCATTTCCAATGCGTAGTGCAATTTAGGCTTATATTATAAAGCAGGACTGAGATAGAATATATAGCTTTTCTGGTCCCAATCAGGTAAAAAACAAATTTACTGATGCTGTTTTTTGAACATGTAAACAAACTTTTGGgactatatatatatgcaaatgttgaaccagatTTGATGTGTAGTGCATTCAAGGCTAGTATATGAAGCAGcattaaaacaaactttcttcAGATCAACAAAAACTTACGGTAtttaagatatatacatattacaGACTAAAATCCTTCTCAAATTGAATAAATATTCCTTAAAACAAACTGTTGccttcagatttaaaaaaaaacttatactagtattttaaaataaatgacaaTGTGAATACATGGATTCGCCAATATTGataaaaagtaaatgaaatacTCACCGGAAGAAGTATCAGGGAGGGGTGGCGTTCCACCTCCGCTACTTCCGCTTGCTGAAAATgcacaaatattgaaaatatctgaGCCACAATTCACAACCTAAGTAAAACTTTTAGAATATGTTTTGGTAATTCAGTAATTCAAACGCGGAAATTTGAACTAGTACAAATACTTTTTCATTAGCTATGCTCTTGAACAAGAAGTAACTCGAGACATCGAATAGAAGTAGAAGTACAGAATGATACATCATTTTGTTATTGACCTCTGTGCAGTATATAAGTCAATACCTTGGCATATCAGTGATATGCACATGCTGTTCAATTTGTCAGATGACAAAACCTTATCATGGTCCTTCTATGACGCTATCAGGTTTTTCAAATTACTTTCAAAGTCTTTTGTCAAAGTTTGAATTTGGTGTCATAAACctttaataaaaatacaaacttgtaaaacatcattttatagtTAACTTACCACATATCAATTCACAGTGCTTTAAGACGCTTTTGGCAAGTACATGAAGATAGGAGATAAAGTTTGTATATCAACAATGTTTTCCAGTTAAAAACTTCAAACTCTCACAAAAATTCGATTTCTAGCTCCCTAACAGGGCTAAAACAAGTTCGACAAACATATATGCCGGTGCTAAGGAGTGTGAGGAATGCTGaacatttctttacctctcatgaacagactcagtcaaccTCAGTCTGATAAcagtttgcttggttgcattctgtttGCAttctgttttggccaaaaatgcaTTTGTACAATGTCAGTTACAAACAGTTGACGCTTACCATCGCTCCTGTTCGAAGGTAAGATCTTTTACATATCTACAAAATATTGTAGATTCTTTTGCAATATAAACATGCACTTATGGTGACCATGAAAAGATGTAGTACGTAGGTAGTAAGCATAGCCAAAGCGCATTGACGGATCACCACCAATTCAGACAACTGACCTCTTTTCTCTTGGATTATTTACAAATTATTCATCATAACTGATACCGAGTCAATTTAAAAGTTAACACCTTTAAAACTCAAACAAACAGTAATATCAAAATGTGAACTTAGTGAAAGATAACAAGTACATACAGCACAAATTGCAATATGACTTGCAGTTGTCTTTGGCCCATGCCTGGTAATTCGGGTCCGAACACACAGATTTAGGATAGGCGGCGCAGTTGTCTAAGGAATCGGAACATGCTGAAATAGAGGTGAATgtatttaatgtttgatttttttacgtgttttattgtttttaatctCAAATACACAACATAGACCATCAGGCAACTTTCCAGTATTTAACGGTGGAGGTAGTTCTTCAGTGCCTGTCTTGGCAACAATTCAGGTACGGGTTGGTATCAAGGTAAAACTAGCGAAAATTCTGAAGTCACTCTGATAGCTTCCTCGTATCAAAGAATTATACATTCCATGCGTAGTTTGATATAAATTAAGAAATGGAATTGAATATAACAGCCTTCGGTACCTGGATGTGTGCTCAATGACTATGGTTAACTGtataacatatttaatgttttcaataaaTATCCATAACTCATTACGTATTAATCATATCATAAGCATAACATCTAGAGGTATTCTAAGCACGTGTTCAACAATGCCATATAAGCGAAGTAGTTCATACCCGTTCttatgaaaatttgcaaataaactgGATTGGATTAgtcatgttttcttttcttttttgtttattcttttttctgTTAATGGTTTTTGATATTCGAGAGTCTTTTGAACTcgcattaaggtattagacccctgacagtaatgtttaaaaaatggcatttgtttggtatattcttaaagttgactatgttttgcactgtgttgcaaattttaagcaacttttaccgtgccgtttttttgtaaattttgtataatttatggaatttcctcaagctcaagtggaGACCAGTTTCCATGtaatggccactatctaaaacgtttgcagagaattcattacagcattaattttgataaaagaaacatcaaactattgttaaacaattataaaatacaaaataaaactgtaaatatcattttttctagggtgcctcaagtaaacagatttaatgagacagaattctaactccaacttgaataattaaggtcgaatcctgtgggtttgttttgaattttgctcacattattaaaaaataaccttggggctgAAGTAAagcctacctgcatttcttccacaatatgtaatctaaagaatgaaggcaaaatagagaacttttaccgcatgcaactcagtatttttaaagatgtctaactctacccctcctgattcagaggtaaattcactttgaacagcaagaaatcgcttataaaatgaaaattttccactaatgtacaatacatccataataagtcttgaaagatgtaaaaacttactaggagaaaggaaaatatggagaaaaaaaaattggtcccagtggggcttgaacctacgccccccagaaaattgcagtcaaagtaggtttatggtaggaattgaatactcttaaaaaaggaggtactctattacggatCCAATACCTTAATTGATATGATGTACTTTGTTTATTCTTATAAACGTACATGCTGGTGTTTCAATttcagtatttgattttatttggtGCATTTATAATTACATCATTTGATTTGACAAAGACATGTGGTTCATAATCACCTGGAATAGTTAGTTTTGTCCCGAAAACAACAAGTCTCATTTAAATGTACAGAAACTCGTGTAATGGTTTATACGCAAGAGATTATATTCGATGGtgttaactaaaataaaaaatgaattcgGAGCCCTTTCTATTACGAAGTAATGCCTAAACCCCAGATTTCATAAAGGCACGCGGGACGTTTAACCTCTTCACCATTTTTCAATATAGTAAGACACAGTCGAGTTGACGTCATGTCGGCCTACTATATTTGGCGCCATATATACACTATGGTTTAACGAATATTAGAAtcagcagaaccatgttttaccCCTAATCAATTACATGCCACATTGTGTTAAGATATATTAAAGCACACGGTTCTGCTGCTTATTATTCGTTCTTAACTTTAACTGATAAAAAGAGTATACAAGAGTAGTCATTACACAATTATTATATTGATGCGGacaatgaaatatgaataaaacatatGCTATAATTTTACAATGTTAATAACATATATGTCTTTAAAATGCAACTATTCATTGACATAAATATAAATAGTTTCAAACATGAGAAGTATTCTTAAAACGAGGTACTACTGCATTTTGAACGtttcaatgttttaaatttcaacaCCTCAGACGCgtattacattttgcaaaacttCCTGAACCTTATTTGTTATAATGAATACGCAGTTCACGACAAAGTAAGTCGAAGACACGTTTGGAAAGTGGAGAAGGCGTGATTATTTACAGTCAAATCTAGAAACAAATGACTTTTAAATCAGGGTTTATTCCGATAAGGTTTTGGGAGCATGTCAAATGCATGATAGATAATGTTAATTTgggtttatttatagaactaaaaTCTCTTCCTGTACCGTAATGATTTGCAAACCatctaaaattataaattaatgttaataCGCGTTTGTTCCTTACAACTTAGACAAATATCCGGCAGCAAAAGATGTTTTCAAGAACGAACTATAATACAATGTTCTTGTATGACTGTGTAGACGATAGAAgtttattttaacccttatcatacgaAACacgatgattctgcctttgcgactagtgtagatcatggccagcctgtacatccatgcagtctgatcaaaatctgcactgttagccatttagtcagtatatttttgtaagaaccccttttaacagttaaaggtactgtcgaaattgaaagatggacaagttcattatagaatttagcagggtaagggctaaaaaAAGATACATAGACAATGTTGACAAATAACAAAAAGGATAAATCAATCATATGAAG
Protein-coding sequences here:
- the LOC123548949 gene encoding CCN family member 2-like, with product MKACVVFLLGIGLVSCLAKENDLTEKEKRFILTFASSACSDSLDNCAAYPKSVCSDPNYQAWAKDNCKSYCNLCSSGSSGGGTPPLPDTSSGCSDKLSDCSAYDPSACQNYQQWAQDNCANTCNMCSKSSGGGGGGATGNGGGFTGSSSGCVYNGQLYQQGQTWKDACKYNCECVDGTSGKYQCSALCLTWNLPSSCHMNPPGPGKCCPQPACPPSITLQYPPGYTPQ